The DNA segment TTAATGATATAAATGTACATATATTTGCACAGAATGTATTATCAAACACAATCGAACTTACAGTTGACCTTAACTATGTGACGCTGCTGTCGTGCGTGCGCGATCTCGTGCATGTACGTCATCGAACGCGCGCAGGATACGGCCGGGCTTTTGCCGTCGACTCTTCTTGCGCATGCTCTTTGGTTTTATAGCGTTGTAGCCTTTACAACACGCGCGCGCCCTGAGAGGCTCTTCCCgattgtttgtagtgtttgatttgtttatttattaatattttattgttgtatattttGGTCAAGCGTATTTTTTGGTTAGATATGGTTTTGCTGAAGAATGTCAGTCCACCCAGCGAAGGTATACGTTACCAGCAAGCAGAAACTACGGCGGTATTGGACGGGAAGGGACTTGGTTCGGGAACCCTCTATGTTGCAGAAGCGTGAGTATATACGTATAAGCTAAGGAAAACATATAGATGAGTATAGCAACCGAAGCCTTTGGGGGGAAACTGCTGCTGCTAAACAACTTCTCCAACGCATCCCTCGTTCTGCCACGTGAGAAGAAGATGAAGGTCTCTTTACATTATTCAGGACATGTGTTAGTTCATCGTTTGGCGCCGAAGCggctgtttgtttgtgtttttgatgCTGGATGAACAGCAAACGTCTTCCCTTTTTTGCCAAATCGATGTGTTTCATTGTTGTAGATGGTAACAACGGGAGATGCCGCAACTCTTAAGTGGAGATATAGTACTAGCAAATTAGAATGAACGTAACTTTAAAAAGTATAGCGATTACCATGAAGAAAACTTTCTTAACCTAAAGGCAAAATTCGCTTAGCTACAAAGACATTGTGACGTTAGCAATTTATAAAAGGCGACGTGTACAGGCTGCGATTAAAATCAGACTCGACAGTTTATTTAAACAActctatggggaccacaggatggtaaatgcatttaaatgtGGTTATTGATTTGAGTAATTAAACAAATTCAGTTGTTTGAATTagatatattttaattgtatatgtCATTCGAAGTGACATCTCCCTGGCCTAAGGAGTTATACTCCATAAATCCTTTGGTAAATTTGCCACACTCCCCTAATACAGTACGGCCCGGCAAAAAGTATTTAAGTGGGTTAAATGTCGTTGGTCGCTTATATCATTCAAGTGTTAGGTTTCTAGAGATTTGCCTGACCAAgtgtaaaatgtattcaaaagATCATTTGCCAGTCTTGGCACATACTTTCATCCGCTGTAGTTTACATTGTTGAACTTAAGACTTTGttataaatctttttctttttttttttttttttagtgcagaATTTGTTTTGGTTGTCAAATCGGCAGCATGATATTTCGATCACATTTGAGCAAGAGTACAATATTAACTTACAAATACCTTCTGGTCTTCAGCCTAAATGCACATTTGCGACTGTTCTGTTTTGATCGAACTCTTCTTGCACGTATAAAACATAATCGGTGCACATTCTTTGAATTTACCTTTGCAGAGTTTAGTTAGAACAACTAATCTTAATATCTTCAATCCTGATCTCAGTCATTGATGGACTCGATGCCTAtaacttaaaaatgaaattgctAGTCTTACTGCATTTGTTATACATAAGTGTACACAAAGTAGTTTTATAAGCATTTACCTACTGCAGtttatgtcctttttttcttttacgaAATTGCCCAACATGTCTGTTATAGGTCTCAAGTATATTTCTTTTAGGATTTTTGCTCTTTACTGTTTCTATTTTTGACTTATAAATCTGACATTGGGTAGTAATCCAGAACTTGCTGCTGCCACTCTCCTTCATGATGGAAATGGTGTTCTCATAGTAATATGTAGCAGAATCAAATTCCACTTGGTCTTGGAGTTACAGATGCACTTTCTAGTGAACAGTAATGTAGATCTGATTAGTTCAAGTTCACATGTACATTATTATCAAGTGTACATAATACAGTGGATTTCTGATCTGCTACTAGTGGAAGAGGTACAGTATCCACAGATGTTGGGAATCAGCTTGGAAGTAGTGATGCTGTTGTCTGTTagttaggaagtccaaaatccaaAGGCAGTGGGTGGTTTCAAGTCCCAATTCTAGACGGTTGTTGATGTTGATAGTAGAACAACTGTAAATGCCAAGTAGTACTCTGGCATTACCTACTTGAGCCAGGATAGTATGAAGAGCTAGGCATATGGCATTTTCTGTTAAGTGATAACCAACTTGTTAAGTacctttactttttattacacatCAACAATAAATTGAAGGTGAGCAACAGAAATGAAGATATAAAATATGGTACAGAAAGCATACACATTTGTACAAGAGTTTAGCATTCAGTAGCTACAGTTGTACAACAGAAACTTGagagcacatttttatttgaGACATATGCCTTTTGGGGTAAAATGTGTTTCAGAGCCTGGTGTTCTATTCTTGTATGTTTTACACAGATTTGCACTCTTTGAAGTTGCATTTGTCCCTTATCTTTCCTAGCATCTTTCATAATTTACTGCATTTAGATAATCATCCTTGTTCATAATTAGCATAGTTTGACAGCTGCTTCCAAATGTGCAGGATACATGTACATTTTTAAGTCTAAATTTCTATATATTCTTAATAACGGATTCAACTGGAGACCAATCATGGGTTCATTCATCAGAGATACCAGACTATCATTCAGATTTATGTAATCTTGGAGCTGAATGAAGTGTTTTCAGTGAATGAATGGATAATTGTTCGAGCTAATTTTGAAATTGATCTGTCTTTTCTACTTTTCTCCTCTTAGGAATGGTGAGAACAAAATACAAcatatcaatatacagtaatccctcctccatcgcgggggttgcgttccagaaccccccgcgaaaggtgaaaatccgcgaagtagaaaccatatgttcatatggttctttttatatattttaagcccttataaactctcccacactattataaacatttcccgcacaattatacagcataaaccctttgtattctcttagatattaggtaagattcgttgaaattatgtatgtaaacacagtttatatacagtaaaacctaaatattattttaaagatatcgagcgtctccgatatctcacatgttacagccattacgacagacaggccgccagcaataaatacgtacaatgcaagaaaaattgtatacagtaaaatgtgtgtacagtgacactaaactatgtacatgtaataagtactgtacgtagataattaattatggttactcaccaacaatgacacgacgacttgtccgataacgatgagtttaattttactgcacaacaaaggagagtgttacagctcttctaaaggagcctcttcaggcgactatgtagcaccgccgttgttctccttccaacactcttcaatccaaatccctaaagcagattccatccagactactgccttatcacgtccacttgcaactcgttttgcgccctggttaaaggacactgcggccgtagatcttatatgcttttcctcctttttaaataaaaagaatcgtggactcattgatgccgtaatggtgtcctgcagtggtgtagctgttcccttccttcaacatatccaaaacttttaccttttctgcaatcatttgcatcttctgttggcacttggacacggcccctgaagcagtagcaggagcacgttaatgctgaatgagtgagatgagacttcctggttaatgcagcactccgtcgctgagccaatcagcacacaggaactttaactgtgtgctctgattaggtagcttctgagtcatccgccaatagcgtcccttgtatgaaatcaactgggcaaaccaactgaggaagcatgtaccagaagttaaaagacccattgtccgcagaaacccgcgaagcagcgaaaaatccgtgttatatatttagatatgcttacatataaaatccgtgatagagtgaagccgcgaaagtcgaagtgcaatatagcgagggattactgtataatactgtCTATACATTGATTCCCCTCGGTGCAAGTACAGATTTTCATCATTagcatacattttattaattcctCATCAATTCTATATAACTTTTTCACACAAAATAGGTCTGCAATATGGCACGTCAACTTGTTTGCtaaataattatcattattgGGTTTCATTGAGTTTTCTCATTTTAGAGGTTACAAGTGCAAACCAGTTTTAAATAGGTTAATACAAACTTTGCATTACTCTGGgtacagtataaaatatattacaaCATATCTATTTAAGGAAAAGCTGAAAACAAATGTATTcaaatgttttgctgcttttattaaaaaaaatcacatttccaAATAGAAAATCAATTGTGTTTAGGCATAGGTTTTAGGTTTTGTGTTaagtaatgttttctttttcccccACTTAGACGTTTATCCTGGTTTGATGGCTCTGGCAATGGGTTTTCTTTGGAATATCCATCAATCAGTCTGCATGCAATATCTCGGGACCTTAGCGCATACCCAGAGGAGCACTTGTATGTCATGGTCAATTGCAAGCTGAACGGTAATTATAGTATAACCTTTTATCATTAATTAAATCCTGTGTTCATGGTTTCATGTAAATATTAACCTTTGAACAGTTAAAACCTGAAGTAAAGAAGTGTTGGCCATTTTATTTTTGGGATAGTTACAGATGAAGTCAGAAGTTTGCATACACTTGAGGTGAATtcttttaaaactcactttataacccaTTCAAATATTTTATACTAACTATACATTTGTGACCCACTGAAATTGTTATATAGGTCAATAAAAAGCAAATTTctctgtctgtgaacattgttggtaaaaaaaaaaaaaatatatacttttgccCTGGACAAAGTAGATGTCTTGAACACTATGCcagatttatagtttgttagtattaaatctttggaggggttataaagtgagtttaaAGAATTCACCGTAAGTATATATAAacatctgacttcaactgtatgcattctttgttatttataaagCTATCTGTTGAACTGTATTGTTGAGGGCCTTGGTTTAGATGTTGGCACAGCAAAATATATTCTCAGTCTCTTCTTCAGAATGTTTATTAAGGTACCTTGTTGTCCAGTGTATAAACAGCAAATGTGTACCAGAATCAAGTTATTGATCAGTCTCCCTTTCATTatggcaaaatacaacaaacacaaCCAAAGCGTCTTGCTCAGAACTCAATAACGGTTGCCTTGCAGTGTCACTCTGCTTCATTGTCCACCATTGCATTATAGCTACTGTACCTGAAACatctttattcagttttaatttttagacTAATCTGCTATAGGAAATGCTTCTGCACATTTTAGGGTATATGGCTGTGTAAAACTATTACTTATTTTTAAGTAAATCTGATTTTACCTGTTTGTCCGTAACAAAATTATATtgcactagacattaagcctgttacaataatgggcgctagaacagtagtgcagaacattattaggaacagtctatattaaatggcaaaggaccgtctattttctgttacagtaatactggcttgtatgtggctgcaatatgcgtcactgtattgtgtgcctttaattttctctcacagtaatacgtctctccagcaagtattttaatctgtgctggcgtgcagatgattattgtatgtatggtgtctccccagcaacggattttatgtgcacgaaaataaatctacttttaaaagtcatcctattgtaatatcatgaacattcgtatatttaggaaaacactttacattttaccgggccaagtttgttaatcgcaaatctgacatcctcagagtgaacaacaaacactaatcctacCTCTTtgaggaagctggtctccgcatctcagtacctgattggatttaaagtgcgttatgttttaggtcttacctcatttaccgaaatctgattggatcggccgcacgatattttataggtcccaccctctctgtcttgtgtgacacgtcaggcggcctttgaagcatcgcaccataccccacgcatgcgcacttcaccagaagacacacacacacggacacatggacgcacacagggattttattaaagaggattatataTTTGCTGCATCTGTAAAGTGGAAAAAAGGACCCTGTTTAGTTTAATCCTGTTAGTCCTTGACTACTATCTCTCACCTGTAGCACTTGACTGTATCCTGCACTACAAACTTGTCATGTCAGGTCCACATGCCCTTTCCTCCTTACCCcagctgcattttttttaaattatagcctattctgtttgtaatttgtttaaaagTTTGCTATTTACAGTTAAACATAATAGCAGAATTTTTAAGTTATTGTTAGTAAATTAATCtgctaaataaaaaatgaggatGGGATTCTTAACTTAGAGTTAGTTAGTTCCgatgccgccgagagtggcagccttttcagcagctccgtgtatgacagtatgtgtatgtgtacttttctacttttatttttctatttttatttattgatcacttatgaatttccccttggaattaataaagtatctatctatcttaaagatCATTACAATACATAACTtagtatattttgttatttcatttgttaaatatGAATGGAATCAAAGTTAAACCAAATTTGTCAGTGACTTTACATTGTCTGCACCCAAGGACAAAAAGCTGCATAGGGGTGAAAACAGAAACACTTTGAAAGAATTTGTTGTTTCAAGTAATCAAGAATGATTTTTGTCTGAGTTTCATATATGCTTTACAAGTGCATGTGAAGTGTCCCGTTCCATGTTTCAACATTCACGTAAAGTGCACCACTTAGAACTTTAATAttggttcatttttatttgaatatttacttagTTTTAATATGAACATTCCAACCttgatttttctgtaatttgaCAATCTTACAGTGTATACACAGTTACCAACCGCTGCCTTGTTTTCTAGCACTCTGGATTAAACATTGCCCATATGTCTCCCATACCTCATTACAGAGAGTTGATCTCAAAGAATGTTCTTGGTAAAAGACTCTCTGTAGGGATGTGAATAAAAGACATTTAAACGTTTAGCTAGTGTAAAGATGAAAACCATTTAGGAAATTATAAAACTGTTAGAACCTCAGCCCTAGCTGCTCTCACAAATAATACTGTATAGTTTCCTTATAAAATTGCATAgtaatactgtaaatcaaaattgCCCAACTGAATCAAGCATTATTAATAGGAAAGTGGTCTGTGACAGACTACGCAAAACAGATTGCAGGATTCCTTCTAATCAGTGGTCGTCATTTTGCTTGCTGTGTTTGATGTGCACGATAGGAGATTCTAAATAGTGTTTCTGCACTGGCACCTTTGTAACACAGGCATGTAAGCAACAGTTAGTTTATGGTCAGCAAGCTTTAAAAATCTGTAGGCTGAGATAATAAAATGTGTAGTATGGGTACACTAAAAAGTTTCAGAACATTCTTGAATGCAGGATACAATATTGTCAATAAGCAGTATTTATAATTGAATATAACAGCTGTTGTAAGTGAGCTCTTGCTGCTCTAATAGTTATAACAATTGATGGATTGGCTTGCAGCTGGGTTGCTTTTTCTGCTTACATGTAGTTTGATGCACAGAGCAATATTTCAAGCTTGGTTTCACtccttttaaaacaaaatgagagTTTATAAAACATTCTATCTAAAACGTAAGCAAAAGAAAGTAAATAAGCCTGCAACAAAATACCCTTGTCAGTAACTTTAACATTTACTGTTTTCAATGGCCACCATGGTGTCACAATTTTGATACACTATAGAAAGATTTGATGAAGTATGTCTTTTAAGGCAATGAGTGAtgacaaaatacatggaatgttttaaaagtgcatttttaagaACATTATACTGTAGATTTTTGTTGCAAGCAAGAAAATACACTTTTGGAACATTAACCCCTAACTACTTGCGgtggtgtattttgtacaccaatctgTTATTTTTGTCCAACATTCTTTTACTTGAATCTACCAGCACCATCCGCCATCTGTCCTCGGTTTGATTCACTAAACATACAGTGTGACAATGGTTTCCTTCCAGTGTGCCCCAGCTGGTTTTATGAGTGGCAGCACAGTCAAGTTTCACATGGTACATTTGGTACAGAGTGTGCGTACTTGCGTATCTGTGACGACAATGAGATGTTgttcttgcaatgactttgtttgcaaagaacattcaacatctgaagtgaaatgtgatacatgtgGATACCTATTTCCAGTATATGTAGAAAAATGTGAGTAGCCTGTGTTTTGAGATCTTTGCTCTTAGATTGGGAGTTGCTCAAAATATAACTATTGCATTTTAAGAGTAACCCTTCATTTCAGCTGAATCATTTGAAACACAAATAGTTGATGTTTAATTGTAgatatcaaaaacagaaatgcaggTATGACATGATCCTTTTCATCTAGCATTTGTACAAAGCAGAGATCTCTTTGATGCCTTTCATAGAAACCATCTGCAGGCAATGTTTTGAGAGAGAATTACTGGGCTACAGCCTTTTTGGAATGCAGTTGTGGCAGTCCTAATTAATATGCTGTACACAAATCTGTTGTTGTTTCCAGTTCGAGTTAAAGAACTGGAATACAGTGAAATGTACTTTGATTGGTTAATCACACATGCCAGGGTTGTTTTTTGTTAATCTCCGGTTTCCTGATTCAACTACATGGCTTTGTAGTTTATTCCACATTCCCACGACCCTTAAAAATTGTAAGGGTTTAATAAATAAGAGATGATTCAGTGtatcaagcttgtttggttaTCTAAATTGTACCAATGTCTAATCCATTTACTTTATATAAATGGAAAAGTATGTTTTGCTGTAAAATGTTTTGACACGTATATGGTCTGGTTATCTGTATCTGTTACTTGGGTCACTGCTTTGCTAACTAAGAAGTACAGAAGCAGAGTAAATGTAACTGTGTTATTGTGGGACATGAAAATGATACATAGATAAGAGATCTATTCAAAGTCAGTGTTAAAATAATGACTTTACTAGCTGAGGAACAAGCAAAAATAGTTATGCTGCTGTATGATTATTCTCTACCAGTTGTAGTGCTGTTGTTGCAAATTAATATTGTGGACTTAGCAGCCATGTAATCATAGTCTTACAGTACCACGTGGATTCTTTGCTCAGATCCAACTCTACAACAACACCAGGAAAAAGGGAATGTTGATGTTGAGCCTGACCTAAGTTATAAATGTTGAATGAATTTAAATTTAGATGCTATATTTGCTGTTAATAGTGTTTTTTCCTCAGTGTCGCATGCTGGCTCATTTATGTTAAAATCACTATCTACATAGGGTCCTCACTGAACATAAAAAGTGGTCCAGAGATCAAAATTGTTCAGAACCACAGTATTAAAGAGCTTATGCAGATATTATAACACAGGAGACCGGACTTTGATTAATAAAAGATAATAGTGATGTGGTTTTGGTGAGTGAAAAGGCAGCTGTGTACTTCACTGACAGGTAAGGATCAACATTAGCAAGAGCAGTTGGatattctgtaacattttgtctaatttttcagaaattaaaaagatTGATTGGTTAACCCTAATGTGACCTTTGTGAAagaaattttatgaaataaagtTGTCAAATGACAGATAGAGAACATATATTGTGATAGTGAGCTTTTACTTAaaagtcacaaataaaagaattgCCTTCTTCCTTTAGATAGCAACAGCATCGTATGTGCAGCTAAAACTATGTGAGCAGTCATCTATGTGCAAAGAGCAGGTGTACATAATAAAGTAGCCACTTGCTGAATGGTAATCTTTTTTTACAGTGCATGTCCACAACAACATGACTTCAAAAATATCTGCTGAGAGTTTTCAGGTAAACTTATAACACACTATTTACATATATTGCTGTTCATAGTAATGTATTTTTTCAGGTTAACAAATCTGATATTaagataattaataataaaaagtagcaTAAAGCTATTGTTATGCTGCTGTTTTTTATTCAACCTGAAAATATCTGCATCATTGTCTTATTGCAAGACTTGTATGTTACAGCATGCAAGGTGTGAAATAATGGGTTTTCAGTTTACTATAATGTGAtgtgaaaacatacaaaatagcTGATAGTTAGCTGCATTAATGCCTGAAACGCTACTGTACTTTCAGATGAAGAACCCAAAGAATCAACAATGAGTGAGAaaacagatgatgatgatgaggaagaggaggaagaggatgacagtGATCCTATTTCAGAAATAAGATTTGTACCAAGTGATAAAACTGCATGTAAGTATTTAACCGTTATATTGAAGCAGTTCAGGAGCATTCAGAATATATAAACTTGTGTATCCTATAGACACATACAGCAGGTATTTTTATCACAAAGATTAGGTTTTTGGCTTATTGAATAAGTTTTTGTTCAGCTTTTGTCCAAaataatctttttcttttgtttttgagttCTTAGACATTTCAAATAGCTGTTATATGGCATTATAGCTGGttaatttgttttctgtgcttttaaagttaacaagaaatacatttggaaagtacagtgcatccggaaagtattcatagtgcatcactttttccacattttgttatgttacagccttattccagaatggattaaattcattttttcctcagaattctacacacaacaccccataatgacaacgtgaaaaaagtttacttgaggtttttgcaaatttattaaaaataaaaaaactgagaaagcacatgtacataagtattcacagcctttgccatgaagctcaaaattgagctcaggtgcatcctgtttcccctgatcatccttgagatgtttctgcagcttatttggagtccacctgtggtaaattcagttgattggacatgatttggaaaggcacacacctgtctatataaggtcccacagttgacagttcatgtcagagcacaaaccaagcatgaagtcaaaaggaattgtctgtagacctccgagacaggattgtctcgaggcacaaatctggggaaggttacagaaaaatttctgctgctttgaaggtcccaatgagcacagtggcctccatcatccgtgaatggaagaagttcgaaaccaccaggactcttcctagagctggccagccatctaaactgagcgatcgggggagaagggccttagtcagggaggtaaccaagaacctgatggtcactctgttagagctccagaggtcctctgtggagagaggagaaccttccagaaggacagccatctctgcagcaatccaccaatcaggcctgtatggtagagtggccagacggaatccACTCCTTAGTAGAAGGCACATGaaagcccgcctggagtttaccaaaaggcacctgaaggactctcagaccatgagaaagaaaactctctgttctaatgagacaaagattgaactctttggtgtgaatgccaggcatcacgtttggagaaaaccaggcaccgctcatcaccaggccaataccatccctacagtgaagcatggtggtggcagcatcatgctgtggggatgtttttcagcggcagggactgggagacaagtcaggataaagggaaagatgactgcagcaatgtacagaggcatcctggatgaaaaccttctccagagcgctcttgacctcagactggggcgacggttcatctttcagcaggacaacgagcctaagcacacagccaagatatcaaagaaatggcttcaggacaactctgtgaatgtccttgagtggcccagccagagcccagacttgaatctgattgaacat comes from the Erpetoichthys calabaricus chromosome 4, fErpCal1.3, whole genome shotgun sequence genome and includes:
- the clns1a gene encoding methylosome subunit pICln isoform X1, whose translation is MVLLKNVSPPSEGIRYQQAETTAVLDGKGLGSGTLYVAEARLSWFDGSGNGFSLEYPSISLHAISRDLSAYPEEHLYVMVNCKLNDEEPKESTMSEKTDDDDEEEEEEDDSDPISEIRFVPSDKTALEPLFSAMCDCQALHPDPDDEDSDDDFEGDEYDVEEAEQSHGDIPTFYTYEEGLSHLTSEGQATLERLEGMLAESVAQQYHMAGVRTETTSPEFDDGMEVDTGTAEAGQFEDADVDHW
- the clns1a gene encoding methylosome subunit pICln isoform X2, with the translated sequence MVLLKNVSPPSEGIRYQQAETTAVLDGKGLGSGTLYVAEARLSWFDGSGNGFSLEYPSISLHAISRDLSAYPEEHLYVMVNCKLNDEEPKESTMSEKTDDDDEEEEEEDDSDPISEIRFVPSDKTALEPLFSAMCDCQALHPDPDDEDSDDDFEGDEYDVEEAEQSHGDIPTFYTYEEGLSHLTSEGQATLERLEGMLAESVAQQYHMAGVRTETTSPEFDDGMEVDTGTAEAGQFEDADVDH